A genomic stretch from Candidatus Methanomassiliicoccus intestinalis Issoire-Mx1 includes:
- a CDS encoding pyridoxal phosphate-dependent aminotransferase, translated as MEISSVSITCSQNGGDGVYLEENVRPQIMAMMRPKHGGDVWGKGNVLDYSSNVNPFGHPERLNEYIEKASKELMNYPDDSSLAIKEAIAERYAVDTSNIIVGAGSAEIIRLFPEVFVSPGDKVLMPHPTFSEYSFGCRLMGARIIDVPLPEENEFRPDIGSIINSLDEVKAVYLCNPNNPTGKIVPRKDVLELVSEAERKHTIVFLDETLLELSKTDKDVSCVDTIDSYQNLFIIRSFTKSFAMPGLRIGYGFGNKELIRYMDTGRLTWNLGTIEQRVGTMLMRNEQAHVKKAVDMLESEKIRMHSEMNRIFPYAVPDTDSYFFFCPLYKLGVKSPEFRKVMLENGILVRDCSSFNSPCENYSRFCVKTPAMNDIFLKSLKETVDFFRGR; from the coding sequence TTGGAGATATCATCAGTATCAATAACCTGCTCTCAGAACGGCGGCGATGGCGTGTATTTGGAAGAGAATGTTCGTCCTCAGATAATGGCAATGATGCGTCCCAAACACGGCGGAGATGTTTGGGGAAAGGGAAATGTTTTGGATTACAGCTCCAATGTTAATCCATTTGGTCATCCAGAAAGATTGAACGAATATATTGAAAAAGCATCTAAAGAGCTTATGAATTATCCTGACGATTCATCTCTGGCTATAAAAGAAGCTATTGCCGAGAGATATGCTGTCGATACAAGTAATATCATTGTCGGGGCTGGCTCTGCAGAAATCATCAGGCTGTTTCCAGAAGTGTTTGTATCTCCCGGAGATAAGGTGCTGATGCCTCATCCAACCTTCTCTGAGTATAGTTTCGGTTGCAGACTGATGGGCGCCAGGATAATAGACGTGCCGCTTCCAGAAGAGAATGAGTTCCGGCCAGATATTGGCAGCATCATAAATTCTCTCGACGAGGTTAAAGCAGTATACCTCTGCAATCCAAATAATCCCACAGGCAAGATCGTCCCCAGAAAAGACGTTTTAGAGCTTGTATCAGAAGCTGAAAGAAAGCATACAATTGTATTTCTGGATGAAACTCTTCTTGAGCTGTCTAAAACAGATAAAGATGTTTCATGTGTGGACACCATAGATTCGTATCAGAATCTGTTCATAATACGCTCATTTACAAAATCATTTGCAATGCCTGGCTTAAGAATAGGATACGGATTTGGAAACAAAGAACTGATCAGGTATATGGATACAGGCCGTTTGACTTGGAATCTGGGAACAATAGAACAGCGCGTTGGCACTATGCTGATGAGAAATGAACAGGCTCATGTAAAAAAAGCCGTAGATATGCTGGAATCAGAGAAAATTAGAATGCATTCGGAAATGAACCGGATATTCCCGTATGCCGTTCCAGACACAGACTCTTATTTCTTCTTCTGCCCGTTATATAAGCTGGGTGTTAAAAGTCCAGAATTTAGAAAGGTCATGCTTGAAAATGGGATTTTAGTAAGAGACTGTTCATCATTCAACAGCCCCTGTGAAAATTACAGCAGATTCTGTGTGAAAACTCCAGCGATGAACGATATATTTTTAAAATCATTGAAAGAAACTGTTGACTTTTTTAGAGGGCGTTGA
- the carA gene encoding glutamine-hydrolyzing carbamoyl-phosphate synthase small subunit → MARCFLILENGTIAEGTGFGFEKTIFGEVVFNTGMSGYQESLTDPSYKGQILVMSHPLIGDYGINPRYSESDSVQVAGYAVREACKDPSKMYGGKSLDEYLKENKVPGISEIDTRSIILDIRSSGVLKGAITFDDDPEKLLDEVCKMPAYASKNWVEEVSTKKVVRYENKGAKKLAVIDCGVKNSILSELKKRFEVIMVPYNVDKSFFRNEDIDGVFLSNGPGDPAHPAIQESTIQTVKAIKEDYPIMGICYGTQLLARAFGGTTYKMKFGHRGSNQPIKHNGKVYITSQNHGYAVDKESLEGTGFVADHINVNDGTVEGITHKELPVFAVQYHPEAAAGPHDTMFLFDEFKKKLEESR, encoded by the coding sequence ATGGCACGGTGCTTCCTCATCCTTGAAAACGGGACAATCGCAGAGGGCACTGGCTTTGGTTTTGAAAAGACCATCTTTGGAGAGGTCGTATTCAATACTGGAATGTCCGGCTATCAAGAGAGCTTGACGGACCCGTCTTACAAAGGCCAGATACTTGTGATGTCCCACCCATTGATTGGAGATTATGGTATTAATCCGAGATACTCAGAATCGGACTCTGTACAGGTAGCAGGATATGCAGTACGAGAAGCCTGCAAAGATCCTTCCAAAATGTACGGCGGAAAGTCCCTGGACGAGTATCTTAAAGAAAATAAGGTTCCAGGTATCAGCGAGATCGATACCAGATCTATTATTCTCGACATCCGCTCCAGCGGAGTTCTTAAAGGCGCTATAACCTTTGACGATGACCCTGAGAAGCTTTTAGATGAAGTTTGTAAGATGCCTGCATATGCAAGCAAAAACTGGGTGGAGGAAGTAAGCACCAAAAAGGTCGTGCGTTATGAAAACAAAGGCGCCAAAAAACTAGCAGTTATCGACTGCGGTGTGAAAAACAGCATCCTTTCCGAGCTGAAGAAAAGATTTGAAGTCATAATGGTGCCATATAACGTTGACAAGTCATTTTTCAGAAATGAAGATATTGATGGTGTCTTTTTGTCAAACGGTCCTGGAGATCCAGCCCATCCGGCGATTCAAGAATCGACCATTCAGACTGTGAAAGCAATCAAGGAAGATTATCCAATAATGGGAATTTGCTATGGAACACAGCTTCTAGCTAGAGCCTTTGGAGGCACTACCTACAAGATGAAGTTCGGGCACCGCGGCTCTAACCAGCCGATAAAGCACAATGGGAAGGTTTACATCACTTCTCAAAACCATGGTTATGCAGTAGATAAAGAATCTCTGGAAGGAACCGGTTTTGTGGCAGACCACATAAACGTCAATGACGGAACTGTCGAGGGCATAACTCACAAAGAGCTGCCGGTTTTTGCTGTACAGTATCATCCTGAGGCCGCTGCAGGTCCGCACGACACGATGTTTCTCTTTGACGAATTCAAGAAGAAGCTGGAGGAATCCCGGTGA